In a single window of the Candidatus Thermoplasmatota archaeon genome:
- a CDS encoding cyclase family protein, which yields MLLDISVPVSEKTAHFPGDTPFSCDWPLRFDRGDNLSLSAVRSSPHVGTHVDAPLHYDPRSKIGVADLPLDAFEGPCRVVRVRAPMVEPRHLDGLDLEREERLLFRTADTLDPTRWNPDFTALSVEAADLLAAAGVRLVGMDTPSVDPADSKTLEAHKALGRGSVVNLENLDLTRVPEGRYLIRAFPARWEGLDAAPVRAVLRTL from the coding sequence GTGCTCCTCGACATCTCGGTCCCCGTCTCCGAGAAGACCGCGCACTTCCCGGGGGACACCCCCTTCTCGTGCGACTGGCCGCTGCGGTTCGACCGCGGCGACAACCTGTCCCTCAGCGCCGTGCGGTCGAGCCCGCATGTCGGCACCCACGTGGACGCGCCGCTCCATTACGATCCGCGCTCGAAGATCGGCGTCGCGGACCTGCCGCTCGACGCGTTCGAGGGTCCCTGCCGCGTCGTGCGCGTGCGCGCGCCCATGGTCGAGCCGCGGCATCTCGACGGCCTCGACCTCGAACGCGAGGAACGGCTGCTGTTCCGGACCGCCGACACCCTCGATCCGACGCGATGGAACCCCGACTTCACGGCCCTGTCCGTCGAAGCGGCCGACCTCCTTGCCGCCGCCGGGGTGCGGTTGGTCGGCATGGACACGCCGAGCGTGGACCCGGCGGATAGCAAGACGCTCGAAGCGCACAAGGCGCTCGGGCGCGGGAGCGTGGTGAACCTCGAAAACCTGGACCTCACGCGCGTCCCGGAGGGCCGCTACCTCATCCGGGCCTTTCCGGCCCGGTGGGAGGGACTCGACGCCGCGCCCGTGCGCGCCGTGCTCCGCACGCTCTGA
- a CDS encoding iron-sulfur cluster assembly accessory protein: MTSAEVFIVTPKAAEMVATIAKNEGKEGQGLRVAVMPGGCSGYTYGLDFAHEKLDNDMIVESNGVKIYIDQDIEPLVRGATLDFVESLNGAGFVLDNPNASQSCGCGKSFM; the protein is encoded by the coding sequence ATGACCTCCGCTGAAGTCTTCATCGTCACGCCCAAGGCCGCCGAGATGGTGGCGACCATCGCCAAGAACGAGGGCAAGGAGGGCCAGGGTCTCCGCGTCGCCGTCATGCCCGGCGGCTGCTCCGGCTACACGTATGGCCTGGACTTCGCCCACGAGAAGCTCGACAACGACATGATCGTCGAGTCGAACGGCGTGAAGATCTACATCGACCAGGACATCGAGCCCCTCGTGCGCGGCGCGACGCTCGACTTCGTCGAGTCCCTGAACGGCGCCGGGTTCGTCCTCGACAACCCGAACGCCTCGCAGTCCTGCGGCTGCGGCAAGTCGTTCATGTAA